The sequence ggcagggcaggccCAGGCGAGGGTGAGGAAGAGCTGCTTCCACTGTAGCCTTTCAGGCAGATCCTAGCTCTGTGGTCCTAACTCTGCTGCTGCACCTCCCGGCAGGCCACTGTCTTTGTGGCCTCATCATCTTCCCCCAGGTTCAGCCCTATTTATTTGTTCCCATTGTCTCCGTGTTCCTCCTGACAAGGCTGTGTTTAACCAGCACATTCAGATGATGTGAGGGATACAGAGATGAATAAGATACAGTTCCTGCCCTAAGAACCTATAGGTAAGTAGGTAAGATACAGTTCCTGCCCTAAGGAACCTGTGGGTAAGATACAGTTCCTGCCCTAAGAAACCTGTAGGGATGAAAGATGAATTCCATGTCCATGGAAAGCATATTGGCTGGGGAAGGAGACAGACAGGGACACAGTGAATGCCATCCAAGGCCACCGTGGCATGGCAATGATGGAGACTGGGAAGATAACTTCATGGAAGGGTAACTGATTGACTCACGGAATCTGGGAAGTGTCCTAAAGGTGATTGCACTGGAGCTGGACTTGGAAGCATGGGACAATTTTGTATAAGGACAAGGTGCACTCCAGGTAGGGAGAATTGCCTgggcaaagacatggaagcagAAAGGCAGGGGCAGAGGTGCAGAGGCTTGCTGGCCGGAGCAGATGGAGCATGAATTCAGCATGTGATGATGGGGTTCAAAGCCAAGCCAGCGTTGGCACTGCAAGTTGATGTTGGCTTAAAACTTGCCAGTATTGGTTAGGGGACCCTGACTAACGTGTGCTCTCTCCCCCTGCAGAGGCTATGCCACTGAAGCATTATCTCCTTTTGCTGGTGGGCTGCCAAGCCTGGGGTGCAGGGTTGGCCTACTATGGCTGCCCTAGTGAGTGTACCTGCTCCAGGGCCTCCCAGGTGGAGTGCACCGGGGCACGCATTGTGGCCGTACCCACCCCTCTGCCCTGGAACGCCATGAGCCTGCAGATCCTCAACACACACATCACTGAACTCAGTGAGTCCCCGTTCCTCAATATCTCAGCCCTCATCGCCCTGAGGATTGAGAAGAATGAACTGTCACACATCATGCCCGGGGCCTTCCGAAACCTGGGCTCGCTGCGCTATCTCAGCCTCGCCAACAACAAGCTGCAGGTTCTGCCCATCGGCCTCTTCCAGGGCCTGGACAGCCTCGAGTCACTCCTTCTGTCCAGTAACCAGCTGGTGCAGATCCAGCCGGCCCACTTCTCCCAGTGCAGCAACCTCAAGGAGCTGCAGCTGCATGGCAACCACCTGGAATACATACCCGACGGAGCCTTCGACCACCTGGTGGGACTCACGAAGCTCAATCTGGGCAAGAATAGCCTCACCCACATCTCACCCAGGGTCTTCCAGCACCTGGGCAACCTCCAGGTCCTCCGGCTCTATGAGAACAGGCTCACGGATATCCCCATGGGCACTTTTGATGGGCTTGTCAACCTGCAGGAACTGGCTCTGCAGCAGAACCAGATCGGGCTGCTCTCCCCTGGTCTCTTCCACAACAACCACAACCTCCAGAGACTCTACCTGTCCAACAACCACATCTCCCAGCTGCCGCCCAGCATCTTCATGCAGCTGCCCCAGCTCAACCGTCTTACCCTCTTCGGGAATTCCCTGAAGGAGCTCTCTCCAGGGATCTTCGGGCCCATGCCCAACCT is a genomic window of Macaca mulatta isolate MMU2019108-1 chromosome 2, T2T-MMU8v2.0, whole genome shotgun sequence containing:
- the LRRC15 gene encoding leucine-rich repeat-containing protein 15; the protein is MPLKHYLLLLVGCQAWGAGLAYYGCPSECTCSRASQVECTGARIVAVPTPLPWNAMSLQILNTHITELSESPFLNISALIALRIEKNELSHIMPGAFRNLGSLRYLSLANNKLQVLPIGLFQGLDSLESLLLSSNQLVQIQPAHFSQCSNLKELQLHGNHLEYIPDGAFDHLVGLTKLNLGKNSLTHISPRVFQHLGNLQVLRLYENRLTDIPMGTFDGLVNLQELALQQNQIGLLSPGLFHNNHNLQRLYLSNNHISQLPPSIFMQLPQLNRLTLFGNSLKELSPGIFGPMPNLRELWLYDNHITSLPDNVFSNLRQLQVLILSRNQISFISPGAFNGLTELRELSLHTNALQDLDGNVFRMLANLQNISLQNNRLRQLPGNIFANVNGLMTIQLQNNQLENLPLGIFDHLGKLCELRLYDNPWRCDSDILPLRNWLLLNQPRLGTDTVPVCFSPANVRGQSLIIINVNVAVPSVHVPEVPSYPETSWYPDTSSYPDTTSISSTTELTSPVEDYTDLTTIQVTDDRSVWGMTQAQSGLAIAAIVIGIVALACSLAACIGCCCCKKRSQAVLMQMKAPNEC